A single window of Montipora capricornis isolate CH-2021 chromosome 14, ASM3666992v2, whole genome shotgun sequence DNA harbors:
- the LOC138031877 gene encoding uncharacterized protein, translating to MKQAFLQIRIREEDRDTLRFHWISGQETKRVETFRFTRALFGLASSPFLLAGVIKQHLESCRAKFPNLIREIDKSLYVDDLVGGGPTVREAQEIKAGAIDVFGQASIKLHKWHSNIPELEAPEESMSEESTFAKEQLGTPKAGGGSILGLTWNKDDDVLDDVLLIVRVLPRGEW from the coding sequence ATGAAGCAGGCCTTCTTACAGATCAGAATACGGGAAGAAGACAGAGACACGTTACGATTTCACTGGATCAGTGGCCAAGAAACTAAACGAGTGGAGACCTTTCGGTTTACAAGGGCGCTCTTTGGGCTCGCATCTTCCCCATTTCTTCTAGCGGGTGTAATCAAGCAGCATCTGGAATCCTGCCGAGCTAAGTTCCCAAACCTTATCAGAGAAATAGACAAAAGCCTGTACGTCGACGATCTCGTCGGTGGGGGACCTACAGTAAGAGAAGCTCAAGAAATTAAAGCTGGTGCTATTGACGTGTTTGGGCAAGCCTCAATCAAGCTACACAAGTGGCATTCTAACATACCGGAACTGGAAGCCCCTGAGGAATCTATGAGTGAAGAAAGTACCTTTGCTAAAGAGCAGCTGGGTACGCCTAAAGCGGGAGGAGGATCAATTCTGGGACTAACATGGAATAAAGATGACGATGTTCTAGACGATGTCCTGCTGATCGTGCGAGTGTTACCAAGAGGGGAGTGGTAG
- the LOC138031878 gene encoding uncharacterized protein yields the protein MKIYSDNGRTFVGAAKWLETVRADERPNEFLCRQEIKWQFNLNRAPWWGGQFERMVGLVKRSLIYKTIGNGFLSWKELEEVILDVEVSLNNRPLSYLEDDMQLPVLTPNTLLFGPSNVLTGTETHRLDNMDLRKRARHLKRCKEAVWKRWTGEYVKGFRERHHLKNPGKPRHPEVGEVVLIKSEDKNRGKWKIGIVTDTIEGRDGVVRAVKLRVGTLRLERAV from the coding sequence ATGAAGATTTACTCCGACAACGGGCGTACGTTTGTAGGAGCAGCGAAATGGCTCGAAACAGTAAGGGCCGACGAACGTCCGAATGAGTTCCTTTGCCGTCAGGAAATCAAGTGGCAGTTTAACCTTAATAGAGCGCCCTGGTGGGGTGGCCAATTCGAGCGAATGGTTGGGCTAGTCAAGAGAAGCTTAATATACAAAACCATAGGAAACGGGTTCCTGTCGTGGAAAGAGCTCGAGGAAGTCATCCTAGATGTGGAGGTCTCGTTGAATAATAGGCCCCTGAGCTACTTGGAAGACGACATGCAACTTCCAGTTTTGACTCCTAACACCTTACTTTTCGGTCCATCCAATGTGCTAACTGGGACGGAAACCCATCGTCTGGACAACATGGATTTACGCAAGCGGGCAAGACATCTCAAGCGCTGCAAAGAGGCAGTTTGGAAACGTTGGACGGGCGAGTACGTGAAGGGATTCCGTGAACGTCACCATCTGAAGAATCCAGGAAAGCCTCGCCATCCTGAAGTAGGTGAGGTCGTTTTGATCAAGTCCGAAGACAAGAATAGAGGAAAGTGGAAGATTGGCATCGTCACGGATACCATTGAAGGACGCGATGGTGTGGTTCGCGCTGTAAAGTTACGCGTAGGCACCTTGCGCCTAGAGCGAGCAGTGTAG